The following proteins are encoded in a genomic region of Streptococcus constellatus subsp. constellatus:
- a CDS encoding NAD(P)H-dependent oxidoreductase has translation MKILLINGYQKHDFCKGELNFSLYNVMLENLRHKHDIQLSSVEDYNVINERNKFLWADLIIFQFPIYWFNVPGKLKLYMDEVFEYGQFYSFADTYGQGGLMKNKEYILSTTWNAPEEAFNNPTTFFDGKDVDDILISFHKTMEFCGLKKRKTLSFHNVVKNPQFESYKQTVEDYFLKEL, from the coding sequence ATGAAAATTTTATTAATAAATGGTTATCAAAAGCATGATTTCTGTAAAGGAGAATTAAATTTTAGTTTGTATAATGTTATGTTGGAAAATTTACGACACAAACATGATATTCAGTTATCGTCAGTTGAGGACTACAACGTAATAAACGAAAGAAATAAATTTTTGTGGGCAGATTTGATTATTTTTCAATTTCCTATTTATTGGTTTAATGTGCCTGGAAAGTTAAAGCTGTATATGGATGAAGTTTTTGAATATGGTCAATTTTATTCGTTTGCAGATACTTATGGTCAAGGTGGTTTAATGAAAAACAAGGAGTACATCTTATCCACAACTTGGAATGCACCAGAAGAAGCGTTTAATAATCCGACTACATTTTTTGATGGAAAAGATGTTGATGATATTTTGATTTCATTTCATAAGACCATGGAATTTTGTGGTTTAAAGAAAAGAAAAACACTATCTTTCCATAATGTTGTAAAAAATCCTCAATTTGAATCTTACAAACAAACAGTGGAAGATTATTTTTTAAAAGAATTGTAA
- a CDS encoding ATP-binding cassette domain-containing protein has translation MLTVSDVSLRFSDRKLFDDVNIKFTKGNTYGLIGANGAGKSTFLKILAGDIEPTTGNISLGPDERLSVLRQNHFDYEENRVIDVVIMGNEHLYNIMKEKDTIYMKPDFSDEDGVRAAELEGEFAELGGWEAETEASQLLQNLHIPETLHYQNMNELSNGDKVKVLLAKALFGKPDVLLLDEPTNGLDIQSISWLEDFLIDFENTVIVVSHDRHFLNKVCTHMADLDFGKIKLYVGNYDFWKESSELAAKLLADRNAKAEEKIKQLQEFVARFSANASKSKQATSRKKMLDKIELEEIVPSSRKYPFINFKAEREIGNDLLIVENLSVKIDGDIILNNISFILRPGDKTALIGQNDLQTTALIRAIIGDIDYEGTVKWGVTTSQSYLPKDTSKDFASGESILDWLRQFASKEEDDNTFLRGFLGRMLFSGDEVNKPVNVLSGGEKVRVMLSKLMLLKSNVLILDDPTNHLDLESISSLNDGLKNFKESIIFASHDHEFIQTLANHIIVLSKNGVIDRIDETYDEFLENQEVQEKVKNLWKD, from the coding sequence TTGCTTACAGTATCGGATGTCTCACTACGATTTAGTGATCGAAAATTATTTGATGATGTGAATATCAAATTTACAAAAGGAAATACTTATGGTTTAATCGGCGCTAATGGTGCAGGAAAATCAACTTTTTTAAAAATCTTAGCTGGCGATATCGAACCAACTACTGGAAATATCTCACTCGGACCAGATGAACGTCTCTCAGTCCTTCGACAAAATCATTTTGACTATGAAGAAAATCGAGTTATTGACGTAGTTATCATGGGGAATGAGCATCTTTATAATATTATGAAAGAAAAAGATACCATTTATATGAAACCTGATTTTTCTGATGAAGATGGTGTCCGAGCAGCTGAATTAGAAGGTGAATTTGCTGAATTAGGTGGCTGGGAAGCCGAAACCGAAGCTTCTCAATTGCTACAAAATCTTCATATTCCTGAAACCCTCCACTACCAAAATATGAACGAATTATCAAATGGAGATAAAGTAAAAGTTCTTCTTGCTAAAGCTCTATTTGGTAAACCAGACGTTCTGTTACTAGATGAACCAACAAACGGTCTTGATATCCAATCCATCTCTTGGCTAGAAGATTTTTTGATTGATTTTGAAAACACCGTTATTGTTGTATCTCACGATCGTCACTTCCTTAATAAAGTATGTACCCATATGGCTGATTTAGACTTCGGTAAAATCAAACTTTATGTTGGTAATTATGACTTCTGGAAAGAATCTAGTGAATTAGCTGCTAAACTCTTAGCAGACCGCAATGCTAAAGCTGAGGAAAAAATCAAGCAACTGCAAGAATTCGTTGCTCGCTTCTCTGCTAATGCTTCAAAATCTAAGCAAGCAACTTCTCGTAAAAAAATGCTTGACAAAATTGAATTGGAAGAAATTGTCCCATCAAGCCGTAAATATCCATTTATTAACTTCAAAGCAGAACGTGAAATCGGAAACGACCTCTTGATAGTAGAAAATCTTTCTGTCAAGATTGACGGCGATATTATTCTTAATAATATCAGCTTCATTCTGCGTCCTGGAGATAAGACAGCCTTGATTGGACAAAACGACCTTCAAACAACTGCTTTGATTCGAGCTATTATAGGAGATATTGACTATGAAGGAACTGTAAAGTGGGGCGTTACAACTAGTCAATCTTATCTACCAAAAGACACCAGCAAAGACTTTGCTAGTGGGGAATCTATTCTTGACTGGCTCCGTCAATTTGCAAGTAAAGAAGAAGATGACAATACTTTCCTTCGAGGGTTCTTAGGGCGTATGCTTTTCTCTGGTGATGAAGTTAACAAACCTGTCAATGTTTTGTCAGGTGGGGAAAAGGTTCGTGTCATGCTGTCTAAACTCATGCTTCTCAAATCAAACGTTTTGATATTAGATGATCCAACCAACCACTTAGACTTAGAATCTATTTCTAGCCTAAATGACGGTCTGAAAAACTTTAAAGAATCTATTATTTTTGCTAGTCATGATCATGAATTTATCCAGACACTTGCTAATCACATTATTGTTCTTTCTAAAAATGGTGTCATTGACCGAATTGATGAAACCTATGATGAATTTTTAGAAAATCAAGAAGTACAAGAAAAAGTCAAGAACCTTTGGAAAGATTAA